In a genomic window of Paracoccaceae bacterium:
- a CDS encoding M3 family metallopeptidase: protein MTNPLLQDWKTPFEIAPFDLISDGDFAPAMEDALKQHRDQIDAIATSKEPASFANTIEALEAAGKALDKVLSVFFTVAGADSNPAREDLQRQFSPELAAHFSEISGNKALFARVAEVWDQKDQWNLSSEQERVLMLTHRGFVRAGAALDGAPEQRMKEIKARLAVLGTDFTQNLLADERDWFMPLEEDDLQGLPDFVVNAARNAGEEKTAGGPVVTLSRSLIVPFLQFSSRRDLREKAFKAWAARGANGGKTDNRAIAAETLALREERAHLLGYDSFAEYKLETEMAKTPGAVRDLLMAVWEPAKNQANSDAEVLTKMMQADGVNGPLEPWDWRYYSEKRRVAEHDLDEAALKPYFQLDRMIEASFACATRLFGLAFKPLDVPLYHPDCRAWEVTRNGEHVAVFIGDYFARGSKRSGAWCSAMRSQAKFPEKQSPVVINVCNFAKGDPALLSYDDARTLFHEFGHALHQMLSNVTYESISGTSVARDFVELPSQLYEHWLEVPEVLSEFATHAETGAAMPQDMLERVLAAATYDMGFQTVEYVASALVDLSFHDGPVAKDPMARQEEVLKDVGMPSAITMRHATPQFAHVFAGDGYSSGYYSYMWSEVMDADAFEAFEEANGAFDPERAAALEEHILSTGGSRDAAELYTAFRGRLPGVEALLKGRGLAQ from the coding sequence ATGACCAACCCGTTGCTGCAAGATTGGAAAACCCCATTTGAGATCGCGCCGTTTGATCTGATCAGCGACGGCGATTTCGCGCCGGCCATGGAGGATGCGCTTAAACAACATCGCGATCAGATTGACGCGATTGCCACCTCAAAAGAGCCTGCAAGTTTTGCCAATACGATCGAAGCATTGGAAGCAGCCGGGAAAGCGTTGGACAAGGTCCTTAGCGTGTTTTTTACAGTCGCCGGAGCAGATAGCAATCCAGCCCGCGAGGATTTGCAGCGCCAATTTTCACCTGAGTTGGCGGCGCATTTTTCGGAGATTTCCGGGAATAAGGCGCTTTTCGCCCGAGTGGCAGAAGTATGGGACCAAAAAGACCAATGGAATCTGTCCTCCGAGCAAGAGCGTGTGCTGATGCTGACACATCGCGGGTTCGTGCGCGCTGGTGCTGCGCTTGATGGTGCGCCAGAGCAGCGGATGAAAGAGATCAAAGCGCGTCTCGCCGTGTTGGGTACGGATTTTACCCAAAATCTGCTGGCGGACGAGCGTGATTGGTTCATGCCGTTGGAGGAGGACGATTTGCAGGGATTGCCAGACTTTGTGGTGAACGCTGCAAGAAACGCGGGCGAAGAAAAAACGGCAGGCGGGCCTGTCGTGACCCTGTCGCGTTCCTTGATTGTTCCGTTCTTGCAATTCTCCTCCCGTCGCGACCTGCGTGAAAAAGCGTTTAAAGCATGGGCAGCAAGAGGCGCCAATGGTGGAAAGACGGACAACCGCGCGATTGCAGCCGAGACGCTGGCTCTGCGCGAAGAGCGTGCCCATCTCTTGGGTTATGACAGTTTCGCAGAGTACAAGCTTGAAACCGAAATGGCCAAGACGCCTGGAGCCGTGCGTGATCTCTTGATGGCCGTGTGGGAGCCTGCGAAAAACCAAGCCAATTCTGATGCTGAGGTTCTGACCAAGATGATGCAGGCAGATGGCGTAAATGGCCCGTTGGAACCGTGGGATTGGCGGTACTATTCCGAAAAACGCAGGGTAGCGGAACATGACTTGGATGAAGCAGCGCTTAAGCCTTACTTCCAGCTCGACCGGATGATTGAGGCGTCCTTTGCCTGTGCCACCCGGCTTTTCGGGCTGGCTTTCAAACCGCTGGATGTACCGCTGTACCATCCGGATTGCCGGGCATGGGAAGTGACCCGAAACGGCGAACATGTGGCCGTTTTTATCGGGGATTACTTTGCGCGCGGCTCAAAACGTTCCGGGGCTTGGTGTTCGGCCATGCGCTCGCAGGCGAAATTCCCCGAAAAACAATCGCCTGTCGTCATCAATGTGTGCAATTTCGCCAAAGGCGATCCGGCGCTTTTGTCTTATGACGATGCGCGAACGTTGTTTCACGAGTTTGGTCACGCCCTGCACCAGATGTTGTCAAACGTCACCTATGAAAGCATCTCCGGGACGTCGGTTGCGCGCGATTTTGTGGAACTGCCAAGTCAGCTTTATGAACATTGGCTGGAAGTACCTGAGGTGCTGTCCGAATTTGCGACACATGCGGAAACCGGGGCCGCAATGCCGCAGGATATGCTGGAAAGAGTACTGGCGGCGGCCACTTATGATATGGGGTTCCAGACAGTAGAATATGTGGCTTCCGCGTTGGTCGATCTGTCCTTTCATGACGGGCCAGTGGCCAAAGACCCTATGGCACGCCAGGAAGAGGTATTAAAAGACGTGGGAATGCCGTCGGCCATCACCATGCGCCATGCCACCCCGCAGTTTGCACATGTCTTTGCCGGGGACGGGTATTCCAGTGGGTATTACAGTTACATGTGGTCAGAAGTCATGGACGCGGATGCGTTTGAAGCCTTCGAAGAGGCAAACGGTGCGTTTGATCCAGAACGAGCAGCGGCGCTGGAAGAACACATCCTGTCCACGGGCGGCAGTCGAGATGCGGCTGAGCTTTATACTGCTTTCAGGGGGCGGTTGCCGGGCGTCGAGGCGCTGTTGAAGGGGCGCGGACTGGCTCAATAG
- the moeB gene encoding molybdopterin-synthase adenylyltransferase MoeB, whose protein sequence is MLLVVILAAAVWGLGGFMGVPRATRATAIGVFYVGVLIIQFTLPAGTPLRLATGESPAPWLLLGGFAALIFSYRRGLLALRRRAARKEEAETQETPRSGFSDAELNRYARHIVLREIGGPGQKKLKEARVLIIGAGGLGAPALQYLAAAGVGQIGVIDDDVVENANLARQVIHKDQAIGMPKVFSAQSEMLAQNPYVDVRPYHRRLSEDIADDLFSEYDLVLDGTDNFETRYLVNKVATAQSMPLISGALSQWEGQLSVFDPESGAPCYRCIFPQAPAPELAPSCAEAGVLSPLPGVIGAMMAAEAIKIITGAGQVLRGQMVIYDALYGESRTISIARRPDCATCGQARAEAS, encoded by the coding sequence ATGCTGTTGGTTGTCATCTTGGCGGCAGCTGTCTGGGGGTTGGGCGGTTTCATGGGAGTTCCCCGCGCAACACGCGCAACGGCGATTGGCGTGTTCTATGTCGGTGTATTGATCATCCAGTTCACCTTGCCTGCTGGAACTCCTTTGCGATTGGCGACAGGTGAAAGTCCCGCGCCTTGGCTACTACTTGGTGGATTTGCTGCCCTCATTTTCTCTTATCGGCGCGGCTTGTTGGCTTTGCGCAGGCGTGCTGCGCGCAAAGAAGAAGCAGAGACGCAGGAAACCCCTAGATCGGGTTTCAGCGATGCCGAACTCAACCGATACGCCCGACATATCGTGCTGCGTGAAATTGGCGGACCGGGACAAAAAAAACTTAAAGAAGCAAGGGTTCTGATCATTGGTGCGGGAGGCTTGGGCGCGCCAGCCTTACAATATCTCGCGGCCGCAGGCGTTGGTCAGATCGGTGTTATTGACGATGATGTCGTCGAGAATGCCAATCTCGCCCGTCAGGTCATTCACAAAGACCAAGCGATCGGCATGCCCAAGGTTTTCTCGGCGCAATCTGAAATGCTCGCGCAAAACCCTTATGTGGATGTGCGCCCCTATCATCGCCGGTTGAGCGAGGATATCGCAGATGATTTGTTTTCAGAATATGATCTGGTCTTGGATGGGACAGATAATTTCGAAACGCGCTATCTGGTCAATAAAGTCGCAACAGCGCAAAGCATGCCTCTGATTTCCGGCGCTCTGAGCCAATGGGAAGGGCAGCTGAGCGTCTTTGATCCTGAATCCGGTGCGCCCTGTTACCGGTGCATTTTCCCACAAGCGCCTGCTCCTGAACTTGCACCGTCCTGCGCAGAAGCTGGGGTCTTGAGCCCGCTTCCGGGTGTGATCGGGGCGATGATGGCCGCTGAAGCGATCAAGATCATCACAGGTGCGGGTCAAGTCTTGCGCGGCCAAATGGTCATATACGACGCGCTTTATGGGGAGAGCCGTACAATTTCCATTGCGCGTCGACCCGATTGCGCGACATGTGGTCAGGCGCGCGCGGAAGCCAGTTGA
- the dut gene encoding dUTP diphosphatase: protein MVQIKLTWAQNADQTVDLPLYQTSGAAGADVRANLPCGALTIAPGERALIPTGLKMEIPLGYEMQVRPRSGLALKHGLMLVNSPGTIDSDYRGPVGVIVINAGRDAFEVTHGMRIAQLVLAPVLQADFAYAERLSETDRGAAGFGSTGKT from the coding sequence TTGGTTCAGATCAAACTGACATGGGCACAGAATGCCGATCAAACGGTAGACTTGCCCCTTTATCAGACGTCGGGCGCTGCGGGCGCGGATGTCCGGGCAAATCTACCCTGCGGTGCCTTGACGATTGCGCCCGGGGAGCGCGCATTGATCCCGACAGGTCTGAAGATGGAGATCCCTTTGGGGTATGAAATGCAAGTGCGCCCGCGTTCTGGATTGGCACTCAAACACGGGCTCATGCTGGTGAACAGCCCCGGCACAATTGACAGCGATTACCGTGGCCCCGTGGGAGTCATTGTCATAAATGCGGGGCGAGACGCATTCGAAGTGACGCATGGCATGCGGATTGCTCAGCTGGTTCTCGCGCCCGTGCTGCAGGCAGATTTCGCGTATGCCGAGCGCCTGAGCGAAACAGACCGTGGCGCCGCCGGGTTTGGCTCGACCGGGAAAACCTGA
- the coaBC gene encoding bifunctional phosphopantothenoylcysteine decarboxylase/phosphopantothenate--cysteine ligase CoaBC → MLTGKHILLIIGGGIAAFKSLDLIRRLRERGASVTPVLTKAGEEFVTPLSVSALAGAKVYRDLFDLTDEAEMGHIQLSRVADLVVVAPATADLMAKMAGGFANDLASTLLLATDTPVLIAPAMNVRMWEHAATRRNLTKLEKDGVFLIGPNEGDMACGEFGPGRMAEPLEIVAAIESRLVNGPLNGKRILVTSGPTHEPIDPVRYIANRSSGAQGTAIARALAAQGAHVVFVSGPADVPPPQDVEVINVQTAQEMLKAVEASLPVDAGVFAAAVADWRVTGAVDHKLKKSKEGVPHLEFTENPDILQQVAQAETNRPQLVIGFAAETHDVIRNATAKRDRKGCDWIVANDVSVSSGVMGGSENTVTVIDDNGSENWPKMTKAEVAERLADRIVQSLT, encoded by the coding sequence ATGCTGACTGGAAAACATATTTTGCTGATCATCGGTGGTGGTATTGCCGCGTTCAAGTCACTTGATCTGATCCGTCGTCTGCGCGAGCGAGGAGCTTCGGTCACACCGGTTTTGACGAAGGCGGGCGAAGAATTTGTGACGCCGTTATCGGTGTCTGCTTTGGCTGGAGCCAAGGTTTACCGGGATTTATTCGACCTCACAGATGAAGCAGAAATGGGTCATATTCAGCTCAGCCGCGTGGCTGATTTGGTCGTGGTCGCGCCCGCCACGGCCGACCTGATGGCAAAAATGGCGGGTGGTTTTGCAAATGATCTTGCCAGTACATTGCTATTGGCGACGGACACGCCTGTCTTGATCGCGCCGGCAATGAACGTGCGCATGTGGGAACATGCCGCGACGCGGCGCAACCTTACGAAACTCGAAAAAGACGGGGTCTTTCTGATTGGGCCAAATGAAGGAGACATGGCCTGTGGTGAATTTGGACCGGGGCGCATGGCCGAGCCGCTGGAAATCGTCGCCGCGATTGAGTCACGCCTGGTGAATGGGCCACTGAATGGAAAACGTATTCTGGTCACGTCCGGGCCTACCCATGAACCAATCGATCCGGTCCGATACATCGCCAACAGATCCTCTGGCGCACAGGGTACAGCCATTGCGCGCGCCCTTGCGGCACAGGGCGCGCATGTGGTGTTTGTGAGCGGTCCTGCCGATGTTCCACCGCCGCAAGACGTGGAGGTCATCAATGTGCAAACTGCACAGGAGATGCTGAAGGCCGTAGAGGCGAGCTTGCCAGTTGACGCAGGCGTGTTCGCAGCGGCGGTGGCCGATTGGCGTGTGACCGGGGCGGTTGATCACAAACTGAAAAAGTCCAAAGAAGGGGTGCCGCACCTGGAATTCACCGAAAACCCGGATATCTTGCAACAGGTGGCACAGGCAGAAACCAACCGTCCGCAACTGGTGATTGGTTTTGCAGCGGAAACGCACGATGTCATCAGGAACGCAACTGCCAAAAGGGACCGTAAAGGGTGCGATTGGATTGTTGCTAATGATGTGTCCGTATCAAGCGGCGTTATGGGGGGCAGCGAGAACACTGTGACTGTGATCGATGACAATGGTTCGGAGAACTGGCCCAAAATGACCAAGGCAGAGGTCGCCGAAAGATTGGCGGACCGCATCGTACAATCCTTAACTTGA
- a CDS encoding ChaN family lipoprotein yields the protein MIQRQLSATLLFGVVTLAAPFSFANGLPSEAGSAQIVFLGEQHDNLAHHTVQAEWAVALAPSALVFEMLTPDQAAAVTPLNRLSEQELSTALNWEDAGWPDFAMYYPIFAAAPTAQIFGAGVPRAQVRQLMEKPLEEAFDVQDAQRFGLDQPLSDAQQAARENLQRLAHCDALPADLLPMMVSVQRLRDAVLARTALEALDETGGPVLVITGNGHARADWGAPFLVAKAAPEITVFALGQGEAGNEPDGVFNVTLDGPTVDRGDPCDAFR from the coding sequence GTGATCCAGCGTCAGTTGTCAGCAACACTATTGTTTGGAGTGGTCACTTTGGCCGCTCCCTTTTCGTTTGCCAATGGCCTGCCATCAGAGGCTGGTTCGGCGCAAATTGTCTTCCTTGGCGAACAACATGACAACCTTGCTCATCACACCGTGCAGGCAGAATGGGCCGTTGCTTTGGCGCCTTCGGCCTTGGTTTTTGAAATGTTGACACCTGATCAGGCTGCGGCTGTCACGCCATTAAATCGCCTGTCCGAACAGGAATTGTCGACTGCGCTGAACTGGGAGGACGCCGGCTGGCCTGATTTTGCCATGTACTATCCTATTTTCGCCGCTGCGCCCACCGCGCAGATTTTCGGGGCCGGAGTGCCGCGCGCCCAGGTGCGCCAGTTGATGGAAAAGCCTTTGGAAGAAGCGTTTGACGTACAGGATGCGCAGCGGTTCGGCTTGGATCAGCCGCTGTCGGATGCTCAGCAAGCAGCCCGCGAAAATTTGCAACGCCTGGCCCATTGTGATGCTTTGCCTGCGGATCTGCTGCCGATGATGGTTTCGGTGCAGCGACTCCGCGATGCCGTGTTGGCGCGAACCGCGCTGGAAGCTTTGGATGAAACCGGCGGTCCGGTCCTGGTGATTACAGGAAACGGCCATGCGCGGGCAGATTGGGGCGCGCCGTTTCTCGTCGCCAAGGCGGCTCCTGAGATCACCGTTTTCGCATTGGGGCAGGGTGAAGCTGGAAATGAGCCTGATGGTGTTTTCAATGTTACGCTGGACGGTCCAACTGTGGACCGTGGTGATCCCTGTGATGCTTTCAGATGA
- a CDS encoding RNA polymerase factor sigma-32 — MALDTARDMTLSRKAMKAELLDAETELRLAYAWRDERCEKSLHRLITAYMRLAISMASKFKRYGAPMNDLIQEAGLGLMKAADKFDPDRGVRFSTYAVWWIKASIQDHVMRNWSMVRTGSTSSQKSLFFNMRRVQARLERESAAAGETLDRHQLRQMISTEIGVPLHDVEMMEGRLSGSDYSLNATQSTEDEGREWIDALEDDSEQAAEAVEHRHDTEQLRAWLLQAMNDLNDRERFIVRERKLRDQPRTLESLGQELSLSKERVRQLEAAAFGKMRKSLENQSREVHHFLM; from the coding sequence ATGGCTTTGGATACTGCACGAGATATGACGTTGTCGCGTAAGGCGATGAAAGCGGAACTATTGGACGCGGAGACAGAATTGCGTCTCGCTTATGCGTGGCGTGATGAACGCTGCGAAAAGTCGCTGCACCGTCTGATTACAGCTTACATGAGGCTGGCTATTTCAATGGCTTCCAAGTTTAAACGATATGGCGCCCCTATGAACGATCTGATCCAGGAAGCGGGTCTTGGACTGATGAAGGCCGCGGACAAATTCGACCCAGATCGCGGAGTTCGCTTTTCGACATACGCGGTTTGGTGGATCAAAGCATCGATCCAAGACCATGTCATGCGTAACTGGTCGATGGTTCGTACTGGATCGACTTCATCGCAAAAATCGCTGTTTTTCAACATGCGCCGTGTTCAGGCGAGGCTTGAAAGAGAAAGTGCGGCAGCGGGCGAGACACTGGATCGCCATCAATTGCGTCAAATGATTTCAACTGAAATCGGTGTGCCATTGCATGACGTCGAAATGATGGAAGGGCGGCTTTCTGGCTCCGACTACTCTCTCAATGCAACCCAATCGACAGAAGATGAGGGGCGTGAGTGGATCGATGCGCTGGAAGACGACAGCGAGCAGGCAGCCGAGGCGGTCGAACATCGCCACGACACAGAGCAGTTGCGCGCGTGGCTACTTCAGGCGATGAACGATCTCAATGATCGCGAGCGCTTTATCGTAAGAGAACGAAAGTTGCGCGACCAGCCCCGCACCCTTGAAAGCCTGGGACAGGAATTGTCTCTCAGTAAGGAGCGGGTGCGCCAGCTTGAGGCCGCAGCTTTCGGCAAGATGCGGAAGTCTTTGGAAAACCAATCGCGTGAAGTGCACCATTTCCTGATGTGA
- the cobU gene encoding bifunctional adenosylcobinamide kinase/adenosylcobinamide-phosphate guanylyltransferase — protein sequence MLPKLTLVLGGAASGKSVWAENYLLSNCLTPAYLATSRVFDDEIKLRVEVHKSRRCDRWTNFEADLDLAPTLSRLEPDQAVLIDCATMWLSNQMLDERDISAAQNDLLSALSLSKAPVVIVSNEVGHGIVPDNALARHFREAQGRLNIALAAQSDVTVMVTAGLPMILKGTLS from the coding sequence ATGTTGCCAAAACTGACTTTGGTGCTAGGTGGGGCGGCTTCTGGTAAATCCGTTTGGGCTGAAAACTATTTGTTAAGCAATTGCTTAACGCCTGCTTACCTTGCGACATCACGCGTATTTGACGACGAAATAAAACTGCGTGTGGAGGTCCACAAATCGCGCAGATGTGACCGTTGGACTAATTTTGAGGCAGATTTAGACTTGGCACCAACCTTGTCGCGCCTTGAACCTGACCAAGCTGTATTAATTGACTGCGCCACAATGTGGTTGAGCAATCAAATGTTGGACGAACGGGACATAAGTGCGGCCCAGAATGACCTGTTGAGCGCGCTGTCCCTGTCCAAGGCGCCTGTTGTTATCGTCTCAAACGAAGTCGGTCACGGAATTGTGCCGGATAACGCGCTCGCCCGGCATTTTCGCGAAGCGCAAGGTCGGTTAAACATTGCTTTGGCCGCACAGAGCGACGTGACGGTGATGGTCACCGCAGGCCTACCCATGATATTGAAAGGGACCCTATCATGA
- a CDS encoding histidine phosphatase family protein, whose amino-acid sequence MTTWHWVRHGPTHEKNFVGWRDVPADLSDIDQIARLRAHLPQTGLVVTSDLIRASATGDVVQGPAHTRLPNTPEIREFNFGVWDGMHFTEVAERDPDLSRAYWEKPGDVSPPEGESWNAAAARVNNFVDKINETHPGNHVIAVAHIGVILTQVQRGLGVSAYEALSHKIDNLSATRITWMDDKATVELINHCP is encoded by the coding sequence ATGACCACTTGGCACTGGGTCCGCCATGGTCCCACACATGAAAAAAACTTCGTCGGTTGGCGCGATGTACCCGCAGATTTATCCGATATAGATCAAATTGCGCGCCTCCGGGCGCATTTGCCGCAGACTGGTCTGGTAGTCACGTCCGACTTGATCCGCGCATCTGCAACTGGTGATGTCGTACAAGGGCCCGCGCATACGCGATTGCCGAACACACCTGAAATCCGAGAGTTTAATTTCGGTGTTTGGGATGGCATGCATTTCACCGAGGTCGCCGAACGTGACCCCGATCTAAGCCGCGCCTATTGGGAAAAACCGGGAGATGTATCGCCGCCGGAGGGAGAGAGTTGGAATGCAGCAGCAGCCCGCGTGAATAATTTTGTCGACAAAATCAACGAAACCCACCCTGGCAATCATGTCATTGCCGTTGCGCACATCGGTGTGATCCTGACGCAGGTTCAGCGTGGTTTGGGCGTAAGCGCTTATGAAGCGCTATCCCACAAAATAGACAACCTTTCCGCCACGCGCATCACATGGATGGATGATAAGGCGACCGTGGAACTGATCAATCATTGTCCGTGA
- a CDS encoding glutathione S-transferase, protein MTYDLYIGDRTFSSWSLRGWLMLEKFGLPYRANMVGLYNGTMAEELAPLAPARLVPALKTPDGDIIGESLAMAETLAERHPDVGLWPKDARLRMRARWLCAEMASGFMALRAACPMQLQHVDAGFEPTQEVRADLERLEQIWDSARDLTGGDSVWLLGNYSLADVFYAPVAARIIGYDLPVSKTTRAYCHATIQDPTFKAWRSEGLKKTYDPFPYPVADARGAWPA, encoded by the coding sequence ATGACTTATGACCTTTATATCGGCGATCGTACCTTCTCCAGCTGGTCTTTGCGCGGCTGGCTGATGTTGGAAAAATTCGGCCTGCCTTACAGGGCCAATATGGTTGGGCTCTACAATGGCACCATGGCAGAGGAACTCGCCCCGCTCGCCCCTGCGCGTCTCGTACCCGCGCTGAAAACACCCGATGGAGACATCATCGGCGAGTCGCTTGCCATGGCGGAAACGCTGGCCGAGCGTCATCCCGACGTCGGGCTCTGGCCAAAAGACGCGCGTTTGCGCATGCGTGCAAGATGGCTCTGCGCAGAAATGGCCTCTGGATTCATGGCGCTTCGTGCTGCCTGTCCCATGCAATTGCAACATGTAGATGCTGGTTTTGAACCCACACAAGAAGTGCGTGCCGATCTTGAGCGGCTCGAACAGATTTGGGACAGTGCCCGCGATCTAACGGGAGGCGACAGCGTTTGGTTGTTGGGCAACTATTCCTTGGCAGATGTCTTTTACGCCCCAGTGGCTGCACGAATAATCGGTTATGACTTACCTGTTTCGAAAACCACACGCGCCTATTGCCACGCTACAATACAAGACCCAACCTTCAAGGCGTGGCGATCTGAGGGTCTCAAAAAGACCTATGATCCGTTTCCTTATCCGGTTGCCGACGCGCGCGGTGCGTGGCCTGCATAA
- a CDS encoding YifB family Mg chelatase-like AAA ATPase, producing the protein MISLAHSVAFRGVEACLVEVQCSLSPGLPGFSIVGLPDKAVSEAKERVRAALACMAIAFPSKKVTINLSPADLPKEGSHFDLPIALSLLAALEIIPRDITQTVIALGELSLDGKIVPVTGALPAAMTAASEGLDLFCPEPCGKEAAWVSDANVIAAKTLGDVVRHFSGQVPIPSAHPGEIPASPLAKDLSEVKGQERAKRALEIAAAGRHHLIFVGTPGSGKSMLAQRLPGILPPMTAIEALETSMIHSVAGELDEGGITRDRPFRDPHHTSSMAAIIGGGRMAKPGEVSLAHNGVLFMDEFPEYQRNVLETLRQPLETAEVMVSRANAHVRYPCRFMLVAAANPCKCGYLSDPERACARVPQCGADYLGRISGPLMDRFDLRVDVPPVAYRDLDLPANGEKSITVAARVETARAVQQNRFAERAEMRTNADAEGEALEEIALPDAEGRDLLLRAAEKFNLSARGYHRVMRVARTIADLDGSEAVHRPHIAEAISFRLVTPVDA; encoded by the coding sequence TTGATTTCATTGGCACATTCCGTTGCGTTCCGTGGTGTCGAAGCTTGTCTCGTTGAGGTGCAATGTTCACTGTCTCCCGGATTGCCGGGCTTCAGCATCGTTGGTCTTCCCGACAAAGCTGTATCTGAAGCCAAGGAACGGGTGCGCGCGGCACTCGCGTGCATGGCAATTGCGTTTCCTTCCAAAAAAGTAACGATCAATCTCAGCCCCGCTGATTTACCCAAAGAAGGCAGCCACTTTGACCTGCCAATTGCCCTCTCGCTTCTGGCAGCATTGGAAATTATTCCCCGCGATATCACACAAACAGTGATCGCCCTGGGAGAACTGTCGCTGGATGGCAAAATTGTGCCCGTGACCGGTGCCTTACCGGCGGCGATGACGGCCGCCTCCGAAGGGTTAGATCTTTTTTGCCCTGAGCCTTGCGGCAAGGAGGCCGCGTGGGTGAGCGATGCCAATGTTATTGCTGCAAAAACACTGGGCGATGTCGTGCGTCACTTTAGTGGCCAAGTGCCGATTCCATCCGCGCACCCCGGCGAAATTCCAGCCTCACCACTCGCCAAAGATCTCAGCGAAGTCAAAGGACAGGAACGCGCCAAACGCGCGCTTGAAATCGCCGCTGCAGGCCGTCACCACCTGATTTTTGTCGGTACGCCCGGGTCCGGCAAGTCCATGCTGGCACAGCGTTTACCCGGTATCCTGCCCCCGATGACCGCAATCGAGGCTTTGGAAACTTCGATGATCCATTCGGTCGCTGGCGAATTGGACGAAGGCGGCATTACGCGAGATCGCCCGTTTCGCGATCCTCATCACACCTCCTCCATGGCGGCTATCATCGGTGGCGGACGCATGGCCAAACCAGGTGAAGTTTCATTGGCGCACAATGGCGTGCTGTTCATGGACGAATTCCCTGAATATCAACGCAATGTGCTTGAAACACTGCGCCAACCTTTGGAAACAGCCGAAGTGATGGTGTCACGCGCCAATGCGCATGTCCGTTACCCCTGCCGTTTTATGTTGGTAGCCGCAGCCAACCCCTGCAAATGCGGCTATCTTTCTGACCCAGAACGCGCCTGCGCCCGCGTGCCTCAATGCGGTGCGGATTACCTCGGTCGAATCTCTGGCCCGTTGATGGACCGTTTTGATCTACGCGTGGACGTACCACCTGTTGCCTACCGCGATCTTGATCTGCCAGCTAACGGTGAAAAGTCCATAACGGTGGCCGCACGGGTTGAAACGGCAAGGGCGGTACAACAGAACCGGTTTGCCGAGCGGGCAGAAATGCGCACAAATGCCGATGCCGAAGGCGAGGCTTTGGAAGAGATTGCATTGCCAGACGCCGAAGGTCGCGATTTGCTGTTACGCGCTGCGGAAAAGTTCAACCTCTCTGCACGCGGATATCACCGGGTCATGCGCGTGGCCCGCACGATCGCCGATCTTGACGGTTCCGAAGCAGTCCATCGCCCTCACATCGCAGAAGCCATCAGCTTCAGGCTTGTTACCCCTGTAGACGCCTAG